A single genomic interval of Penicillium psychrofluorescens genome assembly, chromosome: 2 harbors:
- a CDS encoding uncharacterized protein (ID:PFLUO_003065-T1.cds;~source:funannotate): MPRLPPSLLTTVARESPLLSLLLKECRTLESARNELRWLRERVLRDGPAPGWATRLRSMCRARSRGLPLQYILGDQPFGDLDILCRRGVLIPRPETEAYTFQAAKLIRRAIETSGTKSLSVLDLCTGTGCIALLLHALLAPHIEQLRVIGIDISPAALQLARRNLTHNLERGSLTDRASADVQFHLADVLRDDKHDIPTVEAVLFDQGLPACDLLVSNPPYVSPSDFRDGTTARSVRHFEPKLALVPPSLHGQVSDLGQEDVFYSRIITLSRKLRPRITVLECGDLMQARRAAAIHESVTAEVSEDFSVEVWPSGQRDLEENGFHAHDGSRCVIIQRRDKDLCRQPD, from the exons ATGCCGCGCCTGCCGCCCTCTTTGCTCACCACGGTAGCTCGGGAAAGTCCATTGCTGTCGTTGCTACTCAAGGAGTGCCGCACCCTCGAATCGGCCCGCAATGAGCTGCGCTGGTTACGGGAGCGCGTCCTCCGCGATGGCCCGGCTCCCGGATGGGCCACGAGGCTGAGGTCCATGTGCCGGGCGCGATCGAGAGGGTTGCCGCTTCAGTATATTCTCGGCGACCAGCCGTTCGGCGACTTGGACATCCTGTGCAGACGAGGCGTGTTGATCCCTAG GCCCGAAACTGAGGCCTATACCTTCCAGGCGGCCAAGTTGATCCGCCGGGCTATAGAGACCTCGGGAACCAAGTCTCTGAGCGTTCTCGATCTCTGTACCGGAACGGGCTGCATCGCCCTGCTGCTACATGCGCTTCTAGCACCGCATATCGAACAATTACGGGTTATAGGCATCGACATCAGTCCCGCAGCGTTGCAGCTCGCACGCAGGAACCTAACCCATAATCTTGAACGCGGCTCCTTGACCGACCGTGCATCTGCAGACGTGCAGTTTCACCTCGCGGATGTGCTCAGGGACGATAAACATGACATCCCGACGGTGGAGGCCGTGTTATTCGACCAAGGCCTGCCTGCATGCGACCTACTTGTCTCAAATCCGCCTTATGTCTCGCCGTCTGATTTTCGGGATGGCACAACGGCGCGCAGCGTTCGGCATTTTGAACCCAAACTGGCATTAGTACCGCCCTCCCTTCATGGTCAGGTTTCTGATTTGGGTCAAGAGGACGTCTTCTATAGTCGAATCATCACTCTATCCCGAAAGCTCCGACCCCGAATCACGGTCCTCGAGTGTGGTGATCTAATGCAGGCGCGTCGAGCGGCTGCGATCCATGAATCGGTGACTGCAGAGGTCTCGGAAGACTTCTCCGTGGAGGTGTGGCCGAGTGGACAACGGGACCTGGAAGAGAATGGCTTCCATGCTCATGATGGCTCCCGGTGTGTGATCATCCAAAGACGTGACAAGGACCTTTGCAGACAACCGGACTGA
- a CDS encoding uncharacterized protein (ID:PFLUO_003066-T1.cds;~source:funannotate), with amino-acid sequence MFAMRNALLLSLALPVLGGLHLVQRDSPAVVSLDIQRKHVADPVARDRARRKRDLTVSETLLNEGTLYYCNVSLGTPQQDLRLVIDTGSSDLWCNTPSSALCKSHGDPCRATGSGTYDSSSSSSYSLVSDNFNITYADGSGAVGDYVTDTLHIGGTTLHNFQFGVGLSSGSAEGVLGIGYPANEVQVGRNGQSAYANLPKAMVQKGLIKSSAYSLWLNDLDANTGSILFGGVNTEKYQGTLETLPIQKVGGVYAEFVIALTEVGVKTSSGHRNYSSNALPAAVLLDSGSSLTYLPTAIVRDIYEELDVLYEPSSGVGYVPCSMAEDDITFAYTFSSPTINVGIKELVMDSGEDLHFSNGKSACTFGIVPAGDSTCVLGDTFLRSAYVVYDLANNEISLANTRFNTAGGKVVEIGTGDDAVPSATAVSHPVTTVGAEGPGARLGQPQGSGSLGSLTSNAAAVPTGMPNHVALGLIGAGYLLAL; translated from the exons ATGTTCGCCATGAGGAATGCACTGCTGCTGTCCCTTGCGCTGCCCGTCCTAGGCGGTCTACACCTCGTCCAACGAGACTCACCCGCCGTCGTCTCGCTCGATATCCAACGCAAGCACGTCGCCGATCCTGTCGCCAGAGACAGAGCCCGGCGCAAGCGCGACCTGACCGTCAGCGAGACCCTGCTCAACGAGGGCACGCTCTACTACTGCAATGTCTCGCTGGGCACTCCCCAACAGGACCTGCGCCTGGTGATCGATACCGGCAGCAGCGATCTGTGGTGCAATacaccctcctccgccctctGCAAGTCTCACGGCGACCCTTGCAGGGCTACCGGTTCCGGCACGTACGAttccagctcgtcctcatcctACTCGCTCGTCTCCGATAACTTTAACATCACCTATGCCGACGGCTCGGGCGCCGTGGGCGACTATGTCACTGACACCCTGCACATTGGGGGTACTACGCTCCACAACTTCCAGTTTGGTGTGGGCCTCTCGTCCGGATCAGCAG AGGGCGTCCTAGGTATCGGTTATCCCGCCAACGAAGTCCAGGTCGGCCGCAATGGCCAATCGGCTTACGCCAATCTGCCCAAGGCGATGGTCCAGAAAGGGTTGATTAAGTCGAGTGCCTACAGTCTGTGGCTGAACGATCTGGACGCCAATACCGGCTCCATCCTGTTCGGCGGGGTCAACACCGAGAAGTACCAGGGCACGCTCGAGACCCTCCCGATCCAAAAGGTCGGCGGGGTCTACGCCGAGTTCGTGATTGCGCTCACAGAGGTCGGGGTGAAAACCTCCTCGGGCCACCGCAACTACTCATCCAATGCATTGCCCGCGGCCGTCTTGCTGGACTCGGGAAGCTCACTCACCTACCTCCCCACCGCGATCGTCCGGGACATCTATGAAGAATTGGACGTGCTATACGAGCCCTCCAGCGGCGTGGGATACGTTCCGTGCAGCATGGCCGAGGACGACATCACCTTCGCTTACACGTTTTCGTCCCCGACAATCAATGTCGgcatcaaggagctggtcATGGACTCGGGGGAGGACCTGCACTTCTCAAATGGGAAGAGCGCGTGCACGTTCGGCATCGTGCCCGCGGGCGACAGCACGTGCGTCCTAGGGGACACGTTTCTGCGGAGTGCGTACGTGGTCTACGACCTTGCCAACAATGAGATCTCGTTGGCCAATACCCGCTTCAACACCGCCGGTGGGAAGGTCGTGGAGATTGGCACCGGCGACGACGCGGTCCCCAGCGCCACCGCGGTGTCACACCCGGTGACCACCGTCGGGGCCGAGGGACCTGGAGCCCGTCTGGGACAGCCGCAAGGGTCGGGTAGCCTCGGTTCCCTGACGAGCAACGCGGCGGCCGTGCCAACCGGGATGCCGAACCATGTGGCACTAGGGCTTATAGGCGCAGGCTATCTATTAGCGTTGtag
- a CDS encoding uncharacterized protein (ID:PFLUO_003067-T1.cds;~source:funannotate) produces the protein MRTTICRHGTIPTRPLLVSVRPGASIAPRTDYRPSSSSANRAPTIFSGIQPTGVPHLGNYLGALRQWVKLQQDADPQTKLFFSIVDLHALTVPQDPDQLRRWRTEAFATLLAVGLDPKRSTIFYQSAVPAHTELMWILSTVASMGYLSRMTQWKSKLQLPEDTTLDHSAARAQLRLGLFSYPVLQAADILVHRATHVPVGEDQKQHLEFSRYTANSFNHIYGPIFPIPEAVISPAKRVMSLKEPTVKMSKSHTDERSRILLTDDPATIYKKVKVALTDSEATITYDPVQRPGVSNLIEILSHFEERPCETIVREYGSASLRTLKEEVAKQIAHHLREIREGYAALVANPASLDTIAQRGAQAAQGQTGETMQRVRAAVGL, from the exons ATGCGGACCACCATCTGTCGCCATGGCACCATCCCGACCAGGCCCCTGCTCGTGAGTGTGCGCCCTGGGGCCTCCATAGCACCCCGGACCGACTACCGACcgagcagctccagcgccAACCGCGCAccgaccatcttctccggcaTTCAACCCACGGGGGTACCGCACCTGGGAAACTACCTGGGCGCCCTCCGGCAATGGGTGAAGCTTCAGCAAGATGCGGATCCGCAGACCAAGCTATTCTTCTCCATTGTCGATCTCCACGCCTTGACTGTCCCGCAAGACCCGGACCAgctgcggcgatggaggaCTGAGGCATTTGCAACCCTGCTGGCCGTCGGCTTGGACCCCAAGCGCTCTACCATCTTCTACCAATCTGCG GTCCCTGCGCATACCGAGTTGATGTGGATTCTAAGTACCGTCGCGTCGATGGGCTACCTATCGCGCATGACCCAGTGGAAG AGCAAGCTCCAGCTGCCCGAAGATACGACGCTCGACCATTCTGCCGCACGGGCACAGCTACGTCTCGGCCTCTTCTCCTACCCTGTCCTCCAAGCCGCCGACATTCTCGTTCACAG GGCTACACATGTTCCGGTTGGCGAGGACCAGAAGCAGCACCTGGAGTTCTCCCGATACACGGCGAATAGCTTCAATCACATATACGGGCCGATCTTCCCGATCCCCGAGGCCGTCATCT CCCCGGCAAAACGGGTCATGTCCCTCAAGGAACCGACGGTTAAGATGTCCAAGTCGCATACGGATGAGCGATCGCGCATCCTTCTCACGGACGACCCGGCCACGATTTacaagaaggtcaaggtggcGCTCACCGATTCGGAGGCGACCATCACGTACGACCCGGTGCAGCGCCCGGGGGTGTCCAACTTGATCGAGATCCTCAGCCACTTCGAGGAGCGGCCGTGCGAGACGATTGTGCGGGAGTACGGAAGTGCCAGCCTGCGGACGctgaaggaagaagtggcAAAGCAGATTGCGCATCACCTGCGGGAAATCCGGGAGGGCTACGCGGCCCTCGTGGCAAACCCAGCGTCGTTGGACACGATCGCACAGAGGGGGGCGCAGGCGGCCCAGGGCCAGACGGGGGAGACGATGCAAAGAGTGCGGGCGGCCGTGGGATTGTAG
- a CDS encoding uncharacterized protein (ID:PFLUO_003068-T1.cds;~source:funannotate), producing MFALPVRSVARAATRLKVPGSLRPLSSHPQPSPSQPQQQTPPPVDVPPRSAIQSAETEQPAEQPVKEWADRLGALGENTRLPRSVQAIYMRPLRRRAEHGLPVCDLQLRSYSVRNVEFYADFAIRAAYYLNLPVSGPIPLPRIVERWTVPRSNFVHKKSQENFERITLRRLIQIKDGDLQAVEAWLAFLRKYAFYGVGMKANVWQHESLEVGKAMDASVADIGKSLGADLAQFGLRKGSSADRVNTIFDNLDNERFKERRDI from the exons ATGTTCGCCCTCCCAGTCCGCTCCGTGGCCCGGGCTGCCACGCGCCTCAAG GTGCCTGGCTCCTTGCGCCCGCTatcatcccatccccaacccAGCCCATCTcaaccccagcagcagacacCCCCACCAGTGGATGTACCACCAAGATCCGCTATCCA GTCGGCGGAAACGGAGCAGCCCGCCGAACAACCCGTGAAGGAATG GGCGGACCGATTAGGGGCGCTTGGTGAGAACACACGACTGCCGCGGAGTGTACAGGCGATCTACATGCGGCCACTACGCAGGCGAGCGGAACACGGTCTTCCGGTCTGTGATCTTCAATTGCGATCATATAGCGTCCGGAACGTCGAGTTTTATGCGGATTTTGCAATTCGCGCCGCCTACTATCTCAACTTGCCGGTCTCCGGCCCCATCCCCCTGCCGCGCATCGTCGAGCGCTGGACCGTTCCGCGGAGCAACTTTGTTCACAAGAAGAGCCAGGAGAACTTTGAACGGATTACGCTTCGCCGGCTAATTCAAATCAAAGATGGCGATCTGCAAGCTGTTGAAGCGTGGCTCGCCTTTCTCCGCAAATACGCGTTCTACGGTGTGGGCATGAAGGCAAATGTTTGGCAACACGAGAGCCTTG AAGTTGGGAAAGCGATGGATGCGTCGGTGGCCGATATTGGAAAGTCGCTCGGAGCGGACCTTGCGCAATTTGGCCTGCGCAAAGGTAGCTCCGCAGACCGCGTCAACACCATATTCGACAATCTGGATAATGAGCGATTCAAGGAACGCCGAGACATCTAG
- a CDS encoding uncharacterized protein (ID:PFLUO_003069-T1.cds;~source:funannotate), whose product MSIFERAAEAVSFLTQKLPHDFPRPRVAIVCGSGLGGLADTIQDEPRAEFDYATIPHFSQSTVAGHAGKLVFGLLGPIPAVLMLGRLHYYEGHAIDQVTFPVRVFKLLGVDTIVLTNAAGGLNPDYAVGDIVLLNDHLFMAGLAGAHPLRGPNAAEFGVRFPPLSDAYDLELRQHTHQAWKTVVALGTTRKLHEGVYAFVAGPSYETRAESRMLRMLGADVVGMSTVPELVVARHCGIRVLALSLVTNNVVLTPVPRGDEERLQGKGAGELSAILEAGKAGHEEVLQAGRAAAVDMQKLVVQALLNVFDHA is encoded by the exons ATGTCTATTTTTGAACGAGCGGCGGAGGCCGTGTCTTTTCTGACACAAAAATTGCCGCACGACTTCCCGCGTCCCCGGGTGGCCATCGTCTGCGGATCaggcctcggcggccttgccGATACTATTCAGGACGAGCCGCGGGCCGAATTCGACTATGCCACCATCCCCCATTTCTCGCAGTCGACGGTGGCAGGACATGCTGGCAAGCTAGTATTCGGGCTGCTAGGCCCTATCCCCGCCGTATTGATGCTGGGGCGCTTACA TTACTACGAGGGCCATGCCATCGACCAAGTGACATTCCCCGTCCGAGTGTTCAAACTGCTCGGTGTGGACACTATCGTGT TGACCAATGCCGCGGGTGGCCTCAATCCCGACTACGCCGTGGGAGATATCGTACTGCTCAACGAT CATCTATTTATGGCGGGACTGGCAGGCGCCCACCCTTTAAGAGGGCCCAACGCAGCTGAATTTGGGGTTCGCTTCCCACCACTATCTGATGCCTACGACCTGGAACTTCGTCAACACACACACCAGGCCTGGAAAACCGTCGTGGCCCTGGGGACCACCCGTAAACTGCACGAAGGCGTCTATGCTTTCGTCGCGGGCCCTAG TTACGAGACCAGGGCAGAAAGCCGCATGCTTCGCATGCTGGGGGCTGATGTGGTGGGAATGTCGACCGTGCCAGAGCTCGTCGTTGCTCGGCATTGCGGTATCCGAGTGCTTGCACTCAGTCTGGTGACCAACAACGTTGTGTTGACACCCGTCCCCCGGGGGGACGAGGAACGGCTTCAAGGCAAAGGGGCCGGAGAACTTAGCGCCATTCTGGAAGCAGGTAAGGCAGGACATGAGGAGGTTCTTCAGGCCGGTCGTGCCGCCGCAGTCGACATGCAG AAATTGGTGGTGCAAGCTCTCCTGAATGTCTTTGACCACGCTTGA
- a CDS encoding uncharacterized protein (ID:PFLUO_003070-T1.cds;~source:funannotate), whose translation MADPEIDLTDDQIQQLLLEAETRLRGPVQTSTPQRLPKLSPGTSLEPYVRQDDEIAAIDPAHLVDPKHKILSDSLRSVATKQPSKPLLDKDKPTAGHSWFNLPKTELTPELRRDLQLLRMRSVLDPKRHYKKENGKAKPPEFSQVGTIIEGPTEFFSGRIAKKDRKKTFVEETMALERQNRRFASKYQDIQHTKQSGKKSFYKNLQAKRSRKNK comes from the exons ATGGCAGATCCCGAGATCGATTTGACCGACGATCAGATTCAACAGCTGCTCCTTGAGGCAGAGACCCGTCTGCGAGGTCCCGTGCAGACCTCTACCCCTCAACG GTTACCCAAGCTCTCACCGGGAACTTCTCTCGAACCCTATGTCCGTCAGGATGACGAGATCGCCGCAATTGATCCAGCCCACCTAGTTGATCCCAAACATAAAATTCTGTCAGACTCCTTGCGCTCGGTAGCGACGAAGCAGCCCAGTAAA CCATTGCTTGACAAGGACAAACCTACAGCCGGACACAGTTGGTTCAATCTGCCCAAGACGGAGTTGACTCCTGAACTCAGGAGAGATCTCCAACTCCTTCGGATGCGTTCCGTGTTGGACCCCAAGCGGCATTACAAGAAGGAAAATGGCAAGGCCAAGCCACCCGAGTTTTCTCAGGTGGGGACCATCATCGAGGGTCCAACGGAGTTCTTCAGTGGCCGCATTGCAAAGAAGGACCGTAAGAAGACTTTTGTCGAGGAGACCATGGCGTTGGAGCGGCAGAACAGGCGTTTTGCATCCAAGTATCAGGATATTCAGCACACGAAACAGAGTGGAAAGAAGTCTTTCTACAAGAACCTACAGGCAAAGAGGAGCCGAAAGAATAAGTGA
- a CDS encoding uncharacterized protein (ID:PFLUO_003071-T1.cds;~source:funannotate) produces the protein MDQAPPGAPQQQGRQPQPQQPYNIEPGGHYGACAQLASTGYAPLAELYTGTWANVNQGLTGQARDILTTYWQHVISHLENENHDYKIHQLPLARIKKVMKADPDVKMISAEAPILFAKGCDIFITELAMRAWIHAEDNKRRTLQRSDIAAALSKSDMFDFLIDIVPREEATSHAKRSSQAAGPSAGAAGQMPPQHGVQPHQHMGPADYGSLGQHALPQDQEYRPQQAMYGGADPTAAYGQPQQQMFEGMYAYPHMPPQQVREFKSSHMPGNFPRLNGGANVIQ, from the exons ATGGATCAAGCTCCCCCGGGCgcaccgcagcagcagggcaGACAgccccagccccagcagccTTACAACATCGAGCCCGGTGGCCATTATG GTGCCTGTGCCCAG CTTGCCAGCACAGGATACGCGCCGCTGGCCGAACTGTATACCGGCACCTGGGCTAAC GTGAATCAAGGTCTCACAGGGCAGGCCCGTGATATCTTGACGACATATTGGCAACATGTCATCAGCCACTTGGAAAATGAGAACCACGACTACAAGATTCACCAGCTGCCGCTGGCGCGCATAAAGAAAGTGATGAAGGCGGATCCTGACGTGAAGATGATCTCTGCTGAGGCGCCCATTCTCTTCGCCAAAGGCTGCGATATCTTCATCACCGAGCTGGCGATGCGCGCGTGGATCCACGCAGAGGACAACAAGCGGCGCACCCTGCAGCGGTCCGACATTGCGGCGGCTCTCTCCAAATCTGACATGTTCGATTTCTTGATCGACATCGTCCCACGCGAGGAGGCGACCTCCCATGCCAAGCGCTCGAGCCAGGCTGCGGGTCCATCGGCGGGTGCCGCCGGCCAAATGCCGCCGCAGCATGGTGTGCAGCCACACCAGCACATGGGACCTGCGGATTACGGCTCTCTCGGTCAACACGCCCTCCCTCAGGACCAAGAATACCGTCCGCAGCAAGCGATGTACGGTGGAGCCGATCCCACGGCAGCGTATGGacagccgcagcaacaaATGTTCGAGGGGATGTATGCCTATCCGCATATGCCTCCGCAGCAGGTACGTGAATTTAAGAGCTCTCACATGCCAGGCAATTTTCCTCGTCTCAATGGAGGGGCTAATGTGATTCAGTGA
- a CDS encoding uncharacterized protein (ID:PFLUO_003072-T1.cds;~source:funannotate) translates to MPSVAPARNEPHVLNQIIISPSDTDYLDQLIPSIREYSIGNRTPQLLQSLSRFASDKEAEIESICNSNHQEFVSSVNSLLRIREGTVSLTAEILDLNQSIQTSTERLAEQKKALVESRGHRQNIDETSRAIQDCLEVLRLANQVHDLLARKNHYAALRALEELQNVHLKGVTQYKIAVMIQRSVPAMQRAIAEAVMSDLNTWLYRIREMSQYLGEIALYHTNQRKTRHKHRAEKMPYLEHFKLNSPIELVSDEDEEYDLLHNDVLQVPFNPLFECLHIHQSLGQMDKFRIEYANTRRRQKDLLVPSTITLIDEDGAGLHNLLEEMAGFAIVERATMKRVPDLRSSVDIDELWDSMCQNAIALISKALHEVDNAENILKIKNLIALFMQTMDTWNYPVRAFDEFLLTLFEKYSELLKKRFSDDFQEIVSTDDYMPMPIQTPEEFDKVLNVSWYSPEKPRDEHQFPCVLPFSQMYPLCCIDIRNFLNQFYFFANDEFSHPNVIDETLKEALDDLLSRKVCDTLVDRLSSQYLGQIVQILINLEHFELACRELELLLAAARSQNSIGTSISLRATEKFRNNKKTAEKRIFEVVNSKIDDLVETAEYEWMSPTPPTEPSNYMQTLTRFLSNIMNSTLLGLPTEIKELIYFDALSHAANMILVQPLSPDVKKINPNGVAALAKDFEHLAQFVDSLGVPILRENLDELQQTVQLMQAENTDEFYDISTRNKKYGRVDAMQGPLLIEKLTRTVQAPSKADKFATISSRFGKKM, encoded by the exons ATGCCTTCTGTGGCTCCTGCTCGCAATGAGCCTCATGTCTTGAACCAG ATTATCATCTCACCGTCCGATACAGACTATCTAGATCAGCTAATTCCGTCCATCCGAGAGTACAGTATTGGAAACCGTACACCACAACTGCTACAGTCGCTATCTCGCTTCGCGAgtgacaaggaggccgagatcgagagcATCTGCAACTCCAACCATCAGGAGTTCGTCTCGTCGGTCAACTCCCTCCTTCGGATTCGCGAAGGTACCGTCAGCCTGACAGCGGAGATCCTGGACCTCAACCAGTCCATCCAGACGAGCACCGAGCGACTCGCTgaacagaagaaggcccTCGTGGAGTCGCGCGGTCACCGCCAGAACATTGACGAGACATCCCGTGCCATCCAAGATTGTTTAGAGGTGCTGCGCCTTGCCAATCAAGTTCATGATTTGCTCGCAAGGAAGAATCACTATGCCGCCCTTCGTGCactggaggagctgcagaacgTGCACCTGAAAGGGGTGACGCAGTATAAAATCGCGGTCATGATCCAGCGTTCGGTACCGGCCATGCAACGAGCCATCGCGGAAGCGGTCATGTCGGATTTGAATACCTGGCTCTACAGGATTCGGGAAATGTCCCAGTATCTGGGAGAGATTGCACTTTATCACACCAACCAGCGGAAAACGAGGCACAAACACCGAGCGGAGAAAATGCCATACTTGGAGCACTTCAAGCTGAACTCTCCCATCGAACTCGTGtcggatgaagacgaggaatACGACCTGTTGCACAACGATGTGCTGCAAGTTCCCTTTAACCCGCTATTTGAGTGTTTGCATATCCACCAGTCCCTAGGACAGATGGACAAATTTCGCATCGAGTACGCTAATACTCGACGGCGCCAAAAAGATCTATTAGTTCCTTCCACGATCACCCtgatcgacgaagacggcgcGGGTCTACACAACCTCCTCGAAGAAATGGCCGGGTTTGCCATTGTAGAGCGGGCGACAATGAAAAGAGTGCCGGACCTGAGATCGTCCGTCGAC ATTGACGAACTCTGGGACTCAATGTGCCAAAACGCCATCGCTCTGATTTCCAAGGCGCTCCATGAGGTCGACAATGCAGAAAACATTCTGAAAATCAAAAACTTGATTGCGTTATTCATGCAAACGATGGAT ACATGGAATTACCCCGTAAGGGCCTTTGATGAATTCCTCCTCACTCTCTTCGAGAAGTACTcggagctgctgaagaagcggTTCAGCGATGACTTCCAGGAG ATTGTATCGACCGACGACTACATGCCCATGCCGATACAGACCCCGGAGGAGTTTGACAAAGTGCTCAACGTCAGCTGGTACAGCCCTGAAAAGCCACGCGACGAGCATCA GTTCCCATGTGTTTTGCCATTCTCACAGATGTACCCTCTGTGCTGCATCGACATCCGAAATTTCCTGAACCAGTTCTATTTTTTCGCCAATGACGAGTTTTCGCATCCGAACGTCATCGATGAGACCTTGAAGGAG GCCTTGGACGATCTCCTTTCGCGGAAGGTCTGTGATACTCTGGTGGACCGACTTTCCTCGCAGTATCTAGGCCAGATCGTTCAGATCCTCATCAATTTGGAGCACTTTGAGCTGGCTTGTCGTGAACTTGAGCTGCTGCTAGCGGCAGCACGCTCACAGAATTCAATTGGCACTTCAATATCTCTGAGAGCAACAGAGAAATTTCGGAATAACAAGAAAACGGCCGAGAAGCGTATCTTTGAGGTAGTCAACTCCAAAATTGACGACCTCGTCGAGACCGCTGAATATGAATGGATGTCTCCCACGCCTCCAACGGAACCCAGCAATTACATGCAAACCTTGACTCGATTCCTGTCTAATATCATGAACTCCACGTTGCTTGGTCTGCCCACAGAGATCAAAGAGCTCATCTATTTTGATGCGCTCAGCCATGCCGCAAACATGATTCTG GTGCAACCACTTTCCCCAGATGTAAAGAAGATCAACCCCAACGGCGTAGCCGCGTTAGCCAAAGATTTTGAGCATCTTGCTCAATTCGTGGACAGCCTTGGGGTGCCTATCCTGCGCGAGAACCTTGACGAGTTACAACAGACGGTGCAACTGATGCAAGCGGAGAATACTGACGAGTTTTACGATATCTCAACGCGAAACAAGAAATACGGACGAGTCGATGCCATGCAAGGGCCTCTTTTGATAGAAAA GCTTACCCGGACAGTCCAAGCTCCATCCAAGGCGGACAAGTTTGCCACCATATCTTCCCGGTTTGGAAAGAAGATGTGA